cgttcttgagatacaaaaggaattgttacACCCGAAAGTGACCTGTAAAGTTTCCGGACTTGCGCGAAACAGTCCCCTGGCCCTTAAAAGTATCTTGAGATTAAAACTCTCAAAATATCATTCTTACCACTGCTGTCGACATAAATGCTGTTATTTTTGCAGctaacaaaaagaagaaaaattctCAGATGTTGATTTAGTTACGATACtacttttgtttaatttctttaGCTGCatgattaaataattaaaataattattaataaagaTATTTACCAGAAACGATAAAAGATgattttcatatttaatttaagATATTGCATCTCCTCTGAATGAGGACCACACCATTTTTGAGTAAGAGTTGGGAAAAGTTTTAGTGTAATCAGACAAAACTGATTACTGCTCTGAATAGAGTTTATTACTATATATAGACTATAAAACAGTGTGTAGCATTGAaagcgtgctctgattggctgttcaGACTCTGAAACTCCTTTGATAGTCGCCTCCGAGCAACTCACGCAGGATTTGCacccaaaaatattgtaatcgttgctgGAAGagttcaaatcatctttttgtgctatttttaaaaattatttcactgtttttgtATTGGTTGCTAGTGGTGGATATATTTAGCTTGCTACTTCGTGGCTGGTTattaaatatccaccactatccACCCCCTCTTGGTGAATTGTCGTTAATTACCCTTAACTAGGAAATAAATACAATTATTGACCTTCTAGATTCAACGAAGGTACACGGTGGGGCACAGAGATTTTGGAATTGACAAGAACACTATCAGTGCTGTTGTAGAAACCTGTCCTGTTTGTTTAATGGGAACAAGACTTTCAGGAAACAATGGAATAAGAAATGGCGACAGCTGTCATTTGACAAATGACAAACTTCCTCATTTCACTgccaagggaaaatgtttatCTGAAGCTCCTTCCATGGTGGCTAATGTCCCAGATTCCAAGTGTATATGGTTTGATAGATCAGGTAGGTCGTAGGCTATCATTTAGCTGCAATGTAGCAAGACAAGAAAAACATTATAAATCTAACTTGAACATTAGGAAAGCAAACCTCATGACTCACTTGCCCTAAAGGGTTCCTTCACTCGCCTTGGCTCATTGTATTATCATTAATTTAtaaaatagaggatattacatggccccgcggggatacgaattttattttatctctcACGGGTGAGCGaggcgaacgagtgagagatactttcagcacgagaagataaaattcgtatacccaagcggtcatgtaatgttctgtttattatatagatattgatgaaatgtccagatttaaaacttgtttttttcattttcaaaatgatgaaaaagtggtcaccaaccgctaaaacacacatgttgtgtaacatgaaacaagatatgaaagttatgaaaagcaaatcatgataatgtaaaattttgcaaataaaaatgttaatgtagtagagaggCATTACACTggagcacaaaagtatcttacaatgaagacgaagctcgcattttattggctaattgtgttcgttaccatgacgacacctatattctcacatgtgaaagataaaaatgatatgttcactgtgcGCAGTGAAGATaagattttttagtaaaaggagaaatcctggtatttcatcagtatctataaaataaaataaaataaaaagtactGCCATTTTGTCTCTGGACATCtttgaataatattattcaatTCATTGAGAGGGCGCTTGCCCACTGGGCAAGTGGTCTAAGAAAATTGCTTGCATGAGTATGAAATTTACTTGTCCTAGAGCAGGGtccaaaattaacttttttatatCGGCGCAAACTGGCAACTGGATAACCAGATGGCAAAATTAATTGTGTTGTAAATAACAGAAAACAACGACCTCATGGTCTTGTGTATGTGTCAAGCATTATTTTTCGCTTTCGAAAGTGGACATTTTGGAGAGAATGTGTGTCTGACCTCAAGTGTAATAATGAAGTCCATCTGCCCCTTagtttgttgaaaattttagccaggGAAACACCAGTCACGTTCTGTAGCACacaagccgccatgttgttacTGTGCTACATTCCTTGCACCAGTCCCTTGAATCTCTTtactttgttgttttttcaCCTCCAATATGTATTTTATGAGCAACCGCAAAAACTTGTGGCTGCTTGCGGCGTTATGGAAGTAGTTAACTGAAAAACTCCTTTCatgttttatttcaaaatcatcAGCTCCGAACTTAATAGTAGGTTGCCCACTGGTGACcagttgtgaaattctggtcgccagtactcaatttttaGTGGCATTGGCGACCAGGAAGGCGCAAATTCTGGACCCTTCAGAGGACCAGTTAGGGTTTTCACAAGTGCTGCCTGAGGAATAATGATATAGGACAGCAGCAGCTACCAGCAcatttaggaagagcagaagttGCAAGTGTGGCGATGTGCTGACCCCATAAGGATTTAAGACCGTGATTCTTTGAACTCAGCCAAGCAGTATTCTCACACATGTTGGATTTGTTGAATGATCTCAAACGTAAACATCTAGAAAGTGGAAATTATGGGGCTATCTAGGCTGACTACCACCCTAGTGACCAGGCTGGGAAAGTTGAAAAACCAGTGTTGTCCAAACCAGGAATAGCGTAATAAGTTAGACCCCACTTACAATACCCCTTCAGTTAAGTCCCAGTGGAAATCATTGTATGTTAGCTTTGTGAAATTGCACGAGTGCACGTCCCGACTGAATTGCATGGTGGAGTAATCAGATTTCAATCAATTTATTCTCATTAGTAGGTGCATCTTTAATATCTTACTTCCTGTTTGGAAACAGTTCTTTCAGAAAACTTGGATTTCAGTCGCAAACTTCAGGGCTTAGTGAATGAGCTTAGAGGGGAGATTGGAGCCACTCTGAAAGGGAGCAAAGATGCAAGAGACAGGCTTGTGAAAAGTGAGTACATTATGGTGTTATGTGCAAGTTTTGGTTGTGTTCATCCTAAATGAACTTAACCATTTATCCAACCCAAGAGTGACACAATTTTCCCTGAGTAGGGGCCAGTTGAGTCCTGTGGTTTACAATAGGGaagttttttttgtaaaataccCTTCGTTTACTTTGGGtatgaacaataataattttattattttattgttaataaTAACTGGCCAAAACCAGCAGCAAGGAAGTCATCAGCCCCTTTTCGTCTTTCCAGGTTATGAGGTTGTGCTCTCCAGGGAAATTTTGAAGTATCAAATCTCAGAAATTTGATAAAGACAAAATAACTTAATGTTTCAGATTTATTTGCATGTAACTATTGACATTGTATTTAATATAATGttatttcactttattttatttttggtggTGTTTGTAGCCAGCTTCTGTCAAAAGTGTTGTTCTCAGCATACACTGTAAGCTAATTTTTtgtgattaatttttttaaccaatgcaGATCAAGTCCATTTTAGCAATCTCATATTTAAGTCAGATATACCAGGTAATTTAAAAGTTGGGGTGGTAACTGTTTATAAGACAAGACaaaatttacatgtaactgGTGTTGTCAGCCATGGTCCTTACATGTCACATGTCCATTATAGTAACGTGTAGTGGTTACTGACAAACAGAAACAGGAAAGGTGCTACCAGTGAAGAAGTTGCCTCCACAGAGTTCCATTGTCATGTATTTAGACTCTGACAGCTTGCTTCTGTTTCTTGCTGAACTTAAATTTACCACAAGGTCCTTAGAACTACCAATGGATAAATGGAAAACTGAAGTAGAGGTTTGAGAAATAAGGGTAAAGAAAGAGGGGGCCCaaagggagggggaggggaggggtccttttcccttgttccctttaaaaactTGCTGGTGTTCCCTTGTTTTAAgctttttgacccctaaaatggtttatgtCCTCTTTTTCCCTTATATATATTGTCATTGtaactctgttccccagttcaaattagccatgtccccaggaacccatgacccggagcctacagctcccatactgggcctatgtaacggcattgaccgatctatttttagactatcttttctggaaaaaacaaaggcagttccggttcggtgaccctatgacgtcagcttaatttcttgtaattggtcatcgggctcctgtagGACTCTCATTCGctggaaattcaatctaaaaataaatcagtctgtgaaaacgccgttacacgaagagtaacagtagagttgtaggctccggttcatgggttcctgatgtcccttgttccccaaaacccctgggaggctATCAATAAGGAAATCAAGTGAATCACATTTTAATTCTTAACCTCTCAGCTGGTGAAAGTAATAAAAATACAGTAAATTTCAGGAGTGTTGATCATTACTCAGTAAACGGCAGCAGTGAGGCTCGATTTTATTGCATTCTTGACATGAaccttttttctctttcataGAAATCTCCATCACTCAATTTATAATTAAAGAACATCGGATTTCATCACCTCTCCTCCCTACAGAAATACcagaatataataataaatttatagaCGACATGAAATGGCTTCTGGAAAACTACAGACAGCAAGATAAGGAGAAGTTATTTCGCGCTGACATGGAACTGTTAGCTGAGGCCTACAGAGAGGCCGGGTACACAGACTTGTTCGTTGAAAGCGTCGAGGCCTTAATACGATCGTTGTTATCCAGATAGTACTTGCTAAAGGTCAATTCCCGGGGGTAGGACTTTGCATATGAAAGGACAGGGATGCTCATCGGAAATTTAGAAtgaaacccctaaaggagaccaatctgggcgtggcttttTTGACCCCTTAAAGACaccatattttaaaatatgttaaatatatatatttttatatttcttcgcgtgcaaccctaaacgagaccttcacTGCTGCATACATTTATGACggcgttttgcccagaaaaCCCTGAgaccaaaattcaaaatttaagcGAGATGACCAGCATCCCATGTCCCTTTCATATGCGAGGTCAATTATCCTTCCATTGTagttttgcattttattttcgATCAATCGATTTGTCTCACTCTCCAATGGTTTAATGTTTGACTCTGATGGCAAATAGAGCAGAATCCGTCCTCTTACGAAAGGTGCTAATTATCCAAACGCTACTGACTTCGCGTTTAGGCCTAGATGTTGCCTGAGCTTATGTTCGCGTCGTGTGCGTCAACCTGACAATGCTTCAATCTTTACACATATtagcctgcacgcaggcggttggatggtcgaaaaaacaggaattcgtaatgaggtcgccatcttggattcgcgcggctaggtctgggccgggttgagggTCAACAAATCGAGCTCTTCCCACTCCCcaccccgtcgttttgtcacGGGGCCAAGACCAatcccacgctcttccaatatggtGTCTGATAGTGTTTCGTGACGACACAACATCTACCGCCAGCAAGCAGGCTATACACATATTGAAACTGTCGGATAGTGACTTCTCCTGCAGATGAAGTTAACCGACCTTTTTAACTTGGGCCAGttaattaaggacagtgccaaCAAGGCACTTGGGTTAGGAAAGATTCCCTTCTCTCTACGAAGGTTAGCCTTCCACGTATCCCCTACAAAGACGTGAAATACGACTCCATTAAAAAAGACGGCTTGTGAGGCTATACAACTGTAAGAACTCGTATGCCTGGTATTATGTGGTCGTTTATGTTATCGGTCATAGGTCACTTTTGTCTAATATTGTTAGTGCGTTGTTTCTTGTCAGTTGTTGTCTCCCGAACATGTTTGTCGTACGGGAAACATCCGCATTTAAGAACCTATGATTTCGGGGTTCAAGCTGATCAAGTTCTTTAGTTACTgggtgcttagtgagaaatcagcctgaaaatgttctttaaatttatttcagaaATAGACACCTTATTGAATCACAGGTGCGCGCATATTATGCGAGTTGCGTAATACGAGCAACGGGTGTTTTACtcgataaacgaaatgacgagtgacaagcgatgataAGGGATAATGGGATTGTCattgtgttgaaaacaatttctttttttaaaactcctgttccgtccgtatttgctctgttccaAACCGGAATACAACAGtaacagtgtattaccgtcttaTATTTTGTgcattctcttgaccaaataagGTGAAGTGGCGTAATAGtgaaataatatttaacaattgttcCACgagtgcgcgttggatatgagatgggtcatcacttctttccatccatcaaactgacatttccctttttgttcaacttatacgacgtacaggctactttagacttcacatctacttcaacgaaacaaagattttaaacaagctgagaagattcacaataggcgaggcaaagagttgaacccgggtcgatGGCtacaccttgcagtttccgatatacACTAGACCAACGAGACAACCTTCccgaaaatcgaattttttagagtattgaaatagtagtacccagcaagacaattgaaagttaaccgtcttcaacggggtttttagacctaaatactgtagatcagcgcggcatagcttagaaacgctatttcttgttgcactaaagctgtaattctgcctgttttcattctttttaaagcggtaagcttgtcaatattaacatgggatattgaGTCGTGTAATTGTAaagaaatgtccaatgtcagtttgacggATGGCCGTTAGTGTTGACCTATGAGATGATGGATAGCCAACGAGGAGCGTAGCACACAGCAGTTTGGCATGATATAACagctcatataccatgatggctaagccaatcaaaactctataATCGCATTATCCAGTGCTAGTTTACATATATTAACATACAATGTTTCGTTTTATACCTTATAACAAAAAGTAAGTAATCCAGCATCAGCAAATAAACATTAAACATCAAGTTGTAAGtagttttaacatttcttaGTTCTCTAGGCTGCTCCCCCACCCATACCCCATAGTACTTGTCTAGTtaccaagcccttatatttcgaccgcgcgccattttcaacggaagaggatgttttgagcgcgctccattttcaacggaagagcctgcttgcaggctagtgTTAAATAGAACAACATGGTACGCTTGGTCTGTTTTGcgtcttttcttttcttaccTCATAGTGGTACACTTGTCGTCTTAAGAAAAAGTTTATATTGATATCTGTAGTCAATCAAGTGTTGGCGGTAATCATTCCCTGTCCCCGCTCACAAAGCGCTCAACGGTGACTTTTGTCAAAGAGAACATCTCAGAAGATAAGCTCTCGTTATCGCGATCATTCCAATTTGTTCCAGGTGTGAATTGTGCAGCAACTATGAAGATGTCTACGGCGTggaagtttgaaaacaaaatccaaaacttaacgTTCGGTGTACTCCTCCACATGCCTGGGGCTAGTGCAAAATGAGCCATTAgtaaataacacaaacagcggtgataaacattgtattccaacgcatttttataaaacttgacgtttcgtatgctagtcaacacacattttcaaaagtgaccgttacaattttaaaaactatatatatatatcgtaaacaataggggtctggaacctagactgagaaaaatgatctgcagcagtacgtgtctagacataatgaaaagtaatagctaaaacagcaataacttctcactactaatatttacattaagggaaggctttagctcttgaatgaacaaagtctcctttcactgtaaagttaaggagactttgttcattcaagaggtaaagccttcccttaatgtaaatattagtagtgagaagttattgctgttttagctattacttttcattatgtctagacacgtactgctgcagatcatttttctcagtctaggttccagacccctattgtttacgatatatatatatagtttttaaaattgtaacggtcacttttgaaaatgtgtgttgactagcatacgaaacgtcaagttttataaaaatacgttggaatacaatgtttatcaccgctgtttgtgttattttcctaatgaagctacgatggcctaagaacaagagtttatacatTAGTAAATAGTTCGGTTTTTTTCCTGCTGTCtgtattttacccctggtctacAGTTTAGAACACCACTGCTCAACTCATTAGCACTGATAGGCGGTAGTTCTGGTGTTTTGTCCAGTTTTGAATGTGACGAAAGAAGCAAAAGGGTGGATTTTTTTTACGTTTCTTCAAGACGCGAATTCTCGCGCGTGAGCGTCACACGCCCGAAGCGTCTCTACCCAGTCTCACTCTTTGTTTCCACCCTCGCTCCAGACCCTTCGCTTGACGAGACGCATTTGAGCTAGGATAGGGTGAAATCACCGTGAACCATTCGGAGGAATGTTGATCACAGTCATCTACTCTTAGTTAACCCGTTGAAAGAACTCGTAAAAATCAAAGGCTCTGCTAAACTAATTAattcatgaccttgaagcgtgtaacttgcagctcttttccttggaacaaagctgagGATTTTAAGACACCAATTTTAATTTATGCCCCAATATGGACAAAATAAGATCGActctgcacgcgcgggaaaatgcacgagctacgttacatccaaataaggaaatttttgaaactCAAAAGACCTCAGCTCTGAACAAGAGTTACACGCTTCAATGTCATGAGCTTCTTGTatgggtggttttcacgttgCGTCATCACCGGCTTGTTGGTGGACTAAAATAATACATCTTTCATTCGCTctctttgttcgtccaccaggccccagttgttcgaagggtggataaagctatccactggataactcaattgattttgctattgtttatccattggatagtgatttatctcgCCGATAGCGTTACCCACCTTTTGCACAACCGAGGCCAGAACTTGAACAGGAAGACCCTGAAGCTTTCCAGACGCTGTCTGTTATTGATACAAAAGAAACTACAGGTTATGGGGACTAACAGTCTGGAATAGCTACAGGATTACTCCTTGAGGCGTTACATCATTGTTATGTGTCTCTGGAATTGGTTATCAACAGAGGCGGCACGtcggatgaaaaaaaaattctcatttTAGACCCTTTTGTTGGTCATTTCGCCACTGTACTTTTTAGCTGGTTGGTTGCCAACTCGATACGCGCTTCCATAGGACCAGATAGACATTTGAGCTACCCTTTGTAGACACACGATGCAGAGCGACTGCAGCAAGGAAGCGGTTGTTCACACCGCCATTTTAAAACGTCCATTTCATTTCCGTCTACGCGGATTTGCGTTCAAAGCAAAATCCCACTCTTACAACAACTTATCCACACTTTGCGTGAAGAAGTTAAAAGGGATTAAAAAATGCGTCTTGACAAACCTGTGGGGCAGGACACAGCTATTAAATGAATAATTGTTACGTGTCAGGGgtattttattgtttcaaaacCATTTGTTTGTGCGTGAGAACACGAGGACGACCGTATGGCGGCTCCCGGGAAATTTGGAAGTGAAAATCTGAGCGATTCCAACATACTTTCTTTTGCGGCAAacgtttcttgaaaaaaattcattgtaAACATCATTTCCTTTGGCTTAACGTTATTTTTCAGTGGGAGTGAGGGTTCCCTTAAAAATGGCACGGAAAAAATGGCCTAAAAAACAACGAGGGTGCGTACTACAGCGAATTCCGTGTCAAATGAAAATTGCTTTTGATTTTGAGAACAACTGAGGAGGTTgtttcaaatatatattttggaaCAAAGGAACAACATGCAACAATATGCTTTTATTACAACAAAGAGCACCCGCTTGAGTTAGTACAACGAGCATTTTGTTAAAGCAGAAACATACTCACGATATTTCAATTTCACAACACTATCTACGTTGATTCCATTCACTATTTAAACTCTTTCTTACGTTTCGTAGCATTCAAAATTCTATTGTACAATGTATTGAAAAATCATGTTGGTGACAGGCAACGCCGCTATCGAGTCACATATATAGAGtgctttcacgtgacgtcacggcagccatgttggtgaaccTAAACAATAGAACGGCGGCCACGTtcgtgtacccaactaatcctctgggaattgagcgcCATTATCATCAaacgtttccttttgtttcggtggaaaaacatgTTCACGTGAGTGGAAACACTTTATACTGCTGCAAATGCCGATACAGTTCAACTGTTACCCTAATATTAGTGGTGTATGTccaaataggccagtttcgtattccaacggttagactggatctagcatgaaatggaggctaatgcgggcaaattaatttgcatttgaaaaaatttgcccgcattagcctccatttcatgctagatccagtccagccgcgagaattcgaaaatggtgtATTAAACAACTTTTCTATATGGCTGGTGCTTGTTGCCGATATAACGAGCGCTGTGACTGGCTGCACCTCATTCTACCCCTAATGCCCTTGGGCTGATAAATGTCCACGACATTTACCTTATCAAATTGTAATGTATCACCGAACCTGTTCAGTTTCCAGCGATGAATGAACTCATAAGCGATCGCATTACAGGATGCGAAGTGATCAATTCCGTTTGAATCAACTACAAAGCGATGTATTATCTACTCAACAGAaaatcgcgtttctgattgttCGATGACGAATGCACAAATGGTCGCAAATCATCCTAaccctcacccccccccccccccccccgtgtTGTATCTACCACTTCTAAAACACTTACCGATGAACATTTAACAACTATACGTCTTCACACAGGCCATTTACTGAATTACCTACATGTCTAAGCCAtttaaaacgaaaaataaattaattgcaTTAACTAACGCTAAACTAAACGAAGCGGTGTCACAGTGATAGCGTATCCTGTGATAGGTGTATCCCCACACATATAATACTAGTGATTTGTGTATCCCCCGTGGGGGATACACATACCCCCTGTGTCGCAAGTAAGTTTGCGATTTCTTTGGATTTGAACTACTATGCGCGTAGTGATTGCTTTAAAAATCCTTGTTAAAACAGTCAGGTTCAAAAACAGTTAAGAGCTAAACAACTATGAAAAAAGGGCACGAAGAACGGCCAAGTGTTCGACAAATGCGAGCTTTTCAAACGAGTTGGCTGAGGCAAAACGGCCGATTTTACAGGCAAACGTCGCACACCGTCTAACAGTACTATGCCTTCCGTCAGTTAAATGTAATCAATGAATCGATAGAAACGCGGACATGACAAATCCAGTCTCGTTGGCAGCCGCAGAAAGAGCATTACTTTTACTACGAAAATTTCGTCAAGGACTTTGATCGAATCTCGTTGATAGAGCCAAACTAATTCTTCACGTTACCCATTCTATTAACAATGGAAGGTCGGTTCCCTGGATGATTTGAACAATGTTCTTTACAAAAACACTTTTCCAGGATTCAAGATCCAATTCGGATCCAACAAGGTTTTGATGTCCTTCATAACAGATATTCCCTCCTGACCAATCTCTTCTGGTAACAATGACTGCTTTCCATTGCCAATGCCATGCTCTCCTGTACAGGTGCCATTCATGGCTAATGCACGCCTGAATAGGCCgaaaaacaacagcaaagaTTGATAAATAACATTATCTAATTCCTCTTCTAACGGCTGAATTGGAAGGAGCATTCAATGGAGCATCGTGAGGACAAAATATTCCCTGCAAAGGCCTCAATACCGAAATTCCTCAAAAGTGGACAAAACCAATATGGCCTATTCCCCATTTCAAATACTTTGGGGAAACTGGTAAAAGAGCAGCATTATCTTATTGTCAGGATAAACGATAAGTACATGTCTATATTTATCCTTGAACACAGACGCCTGCAAATCAACAGCGCTGACCAGTGGACCTCACATGAGTAAAGTGCTTACTTGAAAACGAGGCTTataacaggtttttttttaattggagAGGCCATTTGCATGTACGGTTGTGTTGTGCCCGCAAAAAATGTTTGTTATGACAGTATCTGTGTTGACCAAACTTTGACTAAGATGTGCCACTATCAAGCTGTTTTCCTATTAAAAATGATATTGGGTGTGCATCGTCCATTATTATATTTGAGCATTCCATTATTGATCAACCAAATGCCATTGCATATGCCGTCATTAGGTGTACAGATTAATATTGGATGTACAGATCGACATCAGGTGTGCAATACGGCATCGGGTGTGCAGATCGACATCTAGTGTGCAAAACGTCATTGGGTGTGC
The Montipora capricornis isolate CH-2021 chromosome 10, ASM3666992v2, whole genome shotgun sequence genome window above contains:
- the LOC138021354 gene encoding uncharacterized protein, which codes for MDETCAEVENEKAIKRRNHAGPLPRAIYELFLNCLRVRSSTTLPRWRCQWPSGPDLKAAGFPKPKGGITRRERFKNWAERMDVRFDSEEDCEVLVYKRTGKIIVPIEEFEAVVGKVHSLGHCDVKRTFSLIQRRYTVGHRDFGIDKNTISAVVETCPVCLMGTRLSGNNGIRNGDSCHLTNDKLPHFTAKGKCLSEAPSMVANVPDSKCIWFDRSVLSENLDFSRKLQGLVNELRGEIGATLKGSKDARDRLVKKISITQFIIKEHRISSPLLPTEIPEYNNKFIDDMKWLLENYRQQDKEKLFRADMELLAEAYREAGYTDLFVESVEALIRSLLSR